A part of Onthophagus taurus isolate NC chromosome 7, IU_Otau_3.0, whole genome shotgun sequence genomic DNA contains:
- the LOC111414934 gene encoding protein disulfide-isomerase A3-like produces the protein MIIFLFLLLPTYHFRIILGEDIQSAVIYTDETFHEKISESPTTLVMFYAPWCGHCKQLKPQYEKAAQELSTHDPAIVLAKVDCTSDGEIICKELSIGGFPTLKLYKFGTFIEDYDGRRNVEDLVLYMKSKSVERKIHLFEDVKNLDDFLNKYNESGYVIGFFEKESLLEPIFLNASEELWSKILFGYTTSQEAFNKYKINNEAILFIRSKRARNKFEQDRIFYEGNPNYVDLKDFIIKNNHGLVGHRVKINRDDFKPPYVISYFDLDYKDNAQFTKYWRNRILKVAKNFTDKLTFAMSSIIDFKSELKQYYGLKKLSTTKPIVIGRDKLNRKYIMENEFSITNLEIFANNLINDDLTPYVKSEPVPSTRYDNYVLPAVGTNFQKLISETTKDNDVFVVLYKSKCSEGVNAFHKVGLKLENEQVEIIKMDYDKNDITGDVFEVVGCLTVYWVPKGDENNPILYEGGRRVKELLDFVAENASEKLKTDPTAKVEL, from the coding sequence atgattatattcttatttttacttCTACCAACGTATCATTTTCGAATTATCTTAGGAGAGGACATTCAAAGCGCTGTTATTTACACCGACGAAACATTCCATGAAAAAATTTCGGAGTCTCCAACAACTCTGGTAATGTTTTACGCACCTTGGTGTGGTCAttgtaaacaattaaaaccacAATACGAGAAAGCAGCCCAAGAATTATCAACTCACGATCCAGCCATAGTACTAGCAAAAGTTGATTGTACATCGGATGGGGAGATTATCTGCAAAGAATTATCGATTGGTGGTTTTCCAACGTTAAAGTTATATAAATTTGGAACGTTTATTGAAGATTATGATGGAAGGAGAAACGTGGAAGATTTAGTTTTGTACATGAAATCGAAATCAGTTGAACGTAAAATCCATCTATTTGAAGATGTAAAGAATCTCgatgattttcttaataagtaCAACGAAAGTGGATACGTCATTGGGTTTTTTGAAAAGGAAAGTTTATTGGagccgatttttttaaatgcttCTGAAGAACTTTGGAGTAAGATTCTTTTCGGATATACAACCTCACAGGAagcatttaataaatacaagaTAAATAACGAagcgattttatttattcgatCAAAACGTGCTCGTAATAAATTTGAACAAGACCGAATTTTCTACGAAGGAAATCCTAATTACGTCGATCTAAAAGACtttataataaagaataatCACGGTTTGGTTGGACATCGAGTTAAAATTAACCGTGACGATTTTAAACCACCATATGTTATTAGTTACTTTGATTTAGATTATAAAGATAACGCCCAATTCACTAAATATTGGagaaatcgaattcttaaagTTGCGAAAAACTTTACTGATAAGTTAACATTCGCAATGAGttcaataattgattttaaatcagaacttaaacaatattacggattaaaaaaattatcaacaacCAAACCAATTGTAATTGGTAGAGATAAACTTAATCGAAAATATATCATGGAAAATGAATTTTCGATTACGAACTTGGAaattttcgctaataacttaataaatgaTGATTTAACACCTTACGTTAAATCAGAACCCGTTCCAAGTACCCGATACGATAACTATGTTTTACCAGCTGTTGggacaaattttcaaaaattaatttcagaaACCACAAAAGACAACGATGTTTTTGTCGTTttgtataaatcaaaatgttcTGAAGGTGTTAACGCTTTCCATAAAGTTggtttaaaacttgaaaatgaACAAGTTGAGATTATCAAAATGGATTacgataaaaatgatattactGGAGATGTTTTCGAAGTAGTCGGTTGTTTGACGGTTTATTGGGTTCCTAAGGGTGATGAAAATAATCCAATTTTGTACGAAGGAGGACGGAGAGTTAAGGAACTATTGGACTTTGTTGCGGAGAATGCAagcgaaaaattaaaaactgatcCAACTGCAAAAGTTGAGTTGTaa